The genomic segment GGGGTAACTCCGCCCCTACGGTTATATGAAACGTAAACGCAGAATTAACCCCAGAACTTATATGCGAGGGGTTGTGGCTTTAGCACTCCTAATCAGTTGGAGTTTGGTCGCACTTACAGGTTTTATCTTATGGTTTGCACCTCATGGACAAGGGGCAGGTAGGATTGCCTTTTTGTTAGGATTAAGTCGCCACGAATGGGGTGATATCCATTTTTTGATCAGTTTGTTGGCGTTAGTTGTAACGATGCTTCACGTTATTCTTGACTGGCGCTCTTTAAAAGGACTGATTCGGTATTTGATAGGAGTAAATCAATGAACAACTACAAACCGATCAAAAACAATCTAAGCACAGCTTTTCAGGGATTAATAGCAGGAATCATTCTGATTAGCAATAACATGATTTTTCCCGGCTTTTTCCCTTCAAAAGCACTTTCTCAAACTGCTTTAGATGCTAAGATTCAACAAGCTATGATTGACGCGATTAATGATGAATATCGCGCTAGAGCCTTTTATAACGCCGTGATCGAAAAATTTGGGGCAGTTCGTCCGTTTAGCAATATTGTGCAAGCAGAAAATAATCATGTCAATCTTTGGAGAAATCTATTTGCTCAGTATGGAATGGCTGTTCCTAATGATAGGTTTCCAGGTCAGATTTCCGCACCTAATACCTTAAAAGAAGCTTGCCAAATGGGAGTAGAAGCGGAAATTGCTAATGTTAAAATGTATGATAATTTTTTAACATTTGTTACCCAACCCGATTTAAAAGCAGCTTTTACCCAACTGCGTCAAGTCTCTCAGGAAAGGCATTTACCCGCCTTTGAGCGCTGTCAAACTCAACCAAATCGAGGTCTTCGTAATTCGTAATTCGTAATTCGTAATTCCCTGCTATATCCTGAGAAATTGTACAATCAGTTACTGAAAATGTGACAAATATTCGGGTATGATCAATTCTCACTCTTATCAGCATTTTCAAGTCTTGCTTGGTGAATTGAGGGAAATTCGTTGAACTCTATAATCGAGTTAACAAACATCTTCCCCTTGCCACAACCCATCGATTACGATCCAACAGTTGCTTCCGATGAAGGGAAAAGGGCAGAAGATATCGGTTGGCTAGGGAGTCAACCCATCTGGGAAAGCCTGCCAGAAAGCGCGATGCAAGCCATTTCCCAATTGTTTTATCGCTTCCAAGTCGAAGCGGGAAGTCTGATTTATCGAGAAGGACAAACTCCCATTGGGCTATATTTGCTCAAGCTGGGAAAGGTGGAAATCTTTCAACAGTCGCCCATTGGTAAGTTGTCGATCCGCGATCGCCACCCTGGAGATTTATTTGGCTATA from the Planktothrix sp. FACHB-1365 genome contains:
- a CDS encoding DUF2202 domain-containing protein, with the protein product MNNYKPIKNNLSTAFQGLIAGIILISNNMIFPGFFPSKALSQTALDAKIQQAMIDAINDEYRARAFYNAVIEKFGAVRPFSNIVQAENNHVNLWRNLFAQYGMAVPNDRFPGQISAPNTLKEACQMGVEAEIANVKMYDNFLTFVTQPDLKAAFTQLRQVSQERHLPAFERCQTQPNRGLRNS
- a CDS encoding DUF4405 domain-containing protein; this translates as MKRKRRINPRTYMRGVVALALLISWSLVALTGFILWFAPHGQGAGRIAFLLGLSRHEWGDIHFLISLLALVVTMLHVILDWRSLKGLIRYLIGVNQ